In the Ovis aries strain OAR_USU_Benz2616 breed Rambouillet chromosome 18, ARS-UI_Ramb_v3.0, whole genome shotgun sequence genome, GTTCTCTCTTTTATTAAATAAGCATAATTCCTctgtgtactgctgctgctgctaagtcacttcagtcgtgtctgactctctgtgacccttaGCTTTATTATTAGATTGTAAGCCTTCTGAGGGCAAGGAGCCATGGCTGTGTTAATCAGTACTACCCTTCATACACTAAATGCTCAAAAGGTTTACTTAATGAACTGTATAAAactatacagaatagtttcaaaCCAACATATAAATACGACTATAATGTGTATGATACAGACCATAAACATATGTACTGAAAGAATTAAAACAGCACCATCTTAAGGAAAGTTTCACGGAAGAGCTAAATAACAGTTTTGGGATACACTCTTCCCATCAGCTCTTGAAAGGCCCAATTTAAAGGTAGGCCTTTCATGAGACCCAACTTTTCTCCTTGTTAGAGCCTGAAAGTACCTCATTTAATCTCAAAGCCATTTCCACTTCACCCTCCTTGTCCAATGAGAAGAGTTGATATTTCAGTATTGCACCAAAAGACTTTCACATGAACCTTTCCTTATGTATCTTAGGAATGCACTGGTTTTCTAAGGAGCTTGATTATTAAAACTTGAAATGCTAAAGCAATGATATTTTATGACTTTGAAGCAATCTAAGAAGTAATTAATAATCTCCATTGACTCCTATCTAGAAAGCTACATGGGCTGGAAAACAACATAATAAGCAAATATTTCCTGCTGATTAGATAGACTGATTTTGGTGGGAGAAGAATAAGGAatccttatttaaaaatttttttaaagttttaaaattttactggtatctacttccctggtggctcagacggtaaagcgtctctctacaatgtgggagacctgggttcgatccctgggttggtaagatcctctggagaaggaaatggcaatccactccagtactattgcctggaaaatcccatggacagaggagcctggtaggctacagtccatggggtcgcaaagagtcagacacgactgagcgacttcactaaacTAAACAGCAAAAGGCAGGAATTTACCTGCAGTGGAGATACTTAAGGTTTGCTAAACAGCATCTGAAAAAGCTAGATTACTTTTTGATACAAACTTCTTTAATATCAGGAAATAATTTAACATACCACATATCATTGGAGTAATAAATGTCATCAATTCTCCCATTTCCTTTCCTGCTGTCTCTCTATTAAGGAATTATCACTAGTGCTAATCCAAATAATTTGGAAGcagtccttttcattttatacagGGTTAACAGACAGCTGTTTTGACTTTGGTTTTTATAtaaagaacaaagatcatggcattacAAATAATGGTTAGATAATTAACATCTTTTGGGTCAGATTTAGTCACTTTCTGTCCGCTGAGAAGGAAGTGAATTAAACTTAAATCAGCCAAACATGAGTTAATGTAAAGCTCTTTGCAGAGCTTGGTTTTCTCATAAACAAAATCTCTCAGCTATGAAAAATTATATCTAAGTGATTTGAGGGACCTAAATAGTCTAGTCTAGTATAGATCACTCTCTCTTTCAGTTCCTCAATTCTGCTGTTACATCATTTCCTCCTGAGAGCTGAGGCCAAAAGGGAACAGTTGCTGCCATTTCTGAAATCCTGTTGCCAATgctttcctctgctgctgctgctaagtcacttcagttgtgtctgactctgtgcaactctatagatggcagcccaccaagctcccccgtctctgggattctcaggcaagaacactggaatgggttgccatttccttctccaatgcatgaaagtgaaaagtgaaagtgaagttgctcagtcatgtcctactcttagcgaccccatggactgcagcccaccaggctcctccgtccatgggattttccaggccagagtactggagtggggtgccatcaccttctctgaatgCTTTCCTCTATTTGGTTTTATATTCTTCAGAgggaaaaagcaaatgagaaagctGACCATTGGTAAGTAGAAGTAACATTCCAGGACTAGGAAAATGGGAGGTTATTCCAGTCTCTTTTCACTTCTTACCATGAAGAAGGCACCCCGGTGATAATACTTCTGTAGGAACTTATATTTGCCCTTAACAGCTTTGTTGGTAATGACTTTGCCATTTGCCCGAAGCTCAGCTCGCCTCTCTTCCTCAGTTAGGTTTCTCATTCGTTCAATTTCTGCTTTCTCCTTCTCAAGTCTGTTCAGAGAATGAAAACTATTTATTAGTTTCATTTTAGTTTCATAAAGACCCAGTTATCTGAATATGACACAGTCCCACCTCCTTTCAAGCATTATTTATCTTCACAGATTCTAGTTACTATCTGTTAGGAATTAAGATCAgaagtttaataaataaaaaggtcAGGTAGTCTTCATTACACTCACAAGACCAGGTACTGCAAACTTCTGAAAGTTGATTCTAGTTTTTTTGAGGTTCAGACATACTACTACTGCTTGATTTTTATAACATTACGAATTTCCCTTCCCTGAAGAgccttctttgtttaaaaaaaatcaatttaattcTGTATAAGACTTGactggtattttttaaataatgtgctTACATACCACAAACCAAGGGTCACCATCATTAACTAGACTGCAGCAGTTTCAACCTTTTTTAGGGGTGGAGAGTCATAGGTcccttttcttcaaaaaaaaaaaaaaaaaaaaaaaaggcatccctAGTAGTTTTTAGGAATGGGTGGTACAGCTCCAAGATGATTTTGGTCTAACTGAGTGTGGTAGAGGAACTGCAGAGCAACCTCcaaaattgtgagaaataaataattgttttaagtcacttACTTTTGGGTTGGGTTGTTACGCAACAACAGAAAACTGATTACAGCAAGTAACCAGTTTGTGTCAACTAGGAAACTACTAAAGGGAGTATCACCTGCACTCTTATCACGGAGAAACACTGACAAAATGTGTTTCTCTTCCCTGATTCTGTTATAATAAGCCACATTCCACTCACGGGGAACACACCTAGCTCTAGGAACCCTAAAGAAAGCTAGAATGGAACCCACAGTAGGTGCAGAGCCTAAGAGCTACCCTACTAGGAATATGACCACCCAGTGGTATTAAGCTCTAAGCTCATCCCATTACTCACgcttctctgtcttctctgtcCCTCTTGATTCTCTTTAACTCCCGAACTTTCCAGGCCTCATATTCCTCCTCATCATTTTCATCATCAGTATTGAGTGCATCCAGGGCAGCCAGAGACCGCTTGTTCTCCTCCAGCTCTTTCTTGGTTTCCTCCTCTACAATCTGGATAGGGAGAACAATTCAACTGTTGGACTTCCTCATTCTCCCTCAGACAGACCGAAACACACAACTCCTCACACTCAATCCTCACAGCCACGCCCAGCACCTTGAGTGTGTACTTGCGTCTCTCCTCAGCCATGTGTTTGGCCTCCTGCTCCAGCTCCTTCTGTTTCAATGCTTCAGCCTCACGTTCTTGAACTGTCACCCGGTCCTTCCTGCAGCACAGAGGTCCTGTTAATTGCCCAAAGTCCTGAGAGTAGTGCTCCTTGTTCCCTAAATCAAGTCTCATTCAAACCAGACAAAGCCAAATGGTCTCTGGCTCTGTTATTTGCAAAGAGCTAAAAGTGGGAATCATTTCCGGTCTTTAGAACATCAAAATTCCATCATCTTTGAACTGCCTGAATATCAAGAAACCTGCTGGACTGTAGGATTTCTAGCCATTAGGAAAGGAATAGGAATTTGCTCTTAAGtttgattttgtatttaaaataatataagacCTTGGCAGGTGTGTTTTCTTTAAGTGGGAAAGGAGATGTGAAAACTAACTCAGACTGCCACCAagatgcgtgtgtgcgtgctctgtcgcttcacttgtgtctgactccttgcgaccccatggactgtaacctgccaggcgcctctgtccatgggattcttcagcaaggatactggagtgggtcgccatcccctcctccaggggatcttcccaacccagggatcgaacccatggctcctgcaatggcaggtgggttcttcacccgctgagccacttgggaagcccaataccAAGATACTCCTGAGCAAACACTCTGCTGAGCTGGGGCACTGGACAGAAGACTTTTACTTAGTGCCTACATTTCAGAAGAGCATGAGCGAGAAAAGAGGCTTCCGTCTCCAGACCCAGAAAGCAGTAATTATGTGGATTCAGGCCTGGTTTGTGACATACTTACTTCCGAATGAAGACTGGCTTAAGGCGAGGCTCCATTTCATCCTCACTGTCTGTGTACTCCTCATACTCAGACTCTGATTCGGACTCCTCCCCAGAACGTCCCTCGTCTTCCACCTCCATGACCTCCagctcttcattttttctctccTGTGCTCTTTGGCGCATCATGCCGCGACGCCGTTCTATTTCCTATCAAGTTACATGTCCAGGCCAGTCAGCCAAATGGCCTGTGCACTGCAGTGGCTTTTTATTCTTACCTCATCAAGCTCAACAAATTCTGGTTGAGTATATGCAACTTAGTACCACTCTATTTCAATCCTATCCAAAACAAGTAGGGAGCACTGGATCAGACTTCTGCCAAAAGCAGATATCTTGTGCTTCTAAGGCCTCAACAAAGGAGCACTGGCCCTAATTTCTTCTTCCACCCAGAAAGAACTTCCCACTTTCCTTAACCATACCTCTTCATcaatctcttcttcctcttcctcactgCTATCTTCTCGTTCCATGCGCCAAGGATCCCCTTCTACTTCAGAGTCACTTTCTCCAACCACTTCCGGTTCCACTATTTTCCGATGTCGAGCCAATCTGAAAGACAGTGTCTGACTGTAACACCAACCTCACCAAAAGGACATTTCCTCAGTCACAGAGTGCCAGGACATGATGTTTCCTTTTACTAGCACTGAAGCtctgagatgaggaaactgaggtgcagactAGAGAAACTAACTCCAAGTGTCAGAAGAAATAGTCAAGTTGGACCTAAACCATTACATGTATGCTGAGGCACCCTGGGGCACTGTACCAAGCTAGATGGGTGCACTGGGATATACTGTAAAGCTCAACGTAGTTGAGTTTTAACAGCAGATCACATTATGTTTCCTTTCAATGGTATCGTGACTTTATAAACCTTTTTTTGGGCTGCTGTGATAAAAAGCAAGTTCTGCATGAAAGTCAACAGAGAACAGGAAATGAGTGACTGTGCCAAGGTGACTCCAAGGTTTGAGAAGTTGGTAGTGCCCAAGAGGCACACAAACCCCAAAGCTAAGTAATTGTGGTTAtgcaaacatgaaataaaaatggttTTTCTTTTATAGGTATTAAAGTTTTTAAGTTCCTAAGTTGCTaggacataaatatttattaaatcatttgGCTCTAACTacttaataaaataaagagaattgTTTGGGCCTAGAGGCTCTGTGAAAGAACTCCTGAGAACATGAACTGTGAAAGTTGGGAACCTCTGGCTACTCTGTAAGGTAATGTCTCAGTCaatacaaaatacacaaaatcCTTCGTTGGAAGGAGTCCCTTTCTGACATGAGACCTCTCATCAGTCCTTTTCTCCTATTTTGTCAGTATCATTTCTCCTCATTAGCTTTTAGAATAACtacctggaaaaggtcaatttctcaaattttagaaaacatcTCTGTGCGACAAAGACCCCACAACAAACCAACCAGCGATCTGTGCTTTCAATCCCCTTGAGTCATTTTCCAAACCCCACTCTGCTGTAGTTTCCTGGCTTGTAAAAATGGGGAGAATCATACCCTCATAAAGTCATCATGTGGATTACAACAATTAGTTAAAGTAATATACCAGGAACAGTGCCTGGTGCACAGGAAGTGCGACTCAAGTATTAGCAGTTATTGCTGGGTTCACGCCCAGGATAACATAACCCTTGTCATTACCTCTCCTCCACATCTTCACTAATACGGTTCTGCAAACGCCGCAGCCGAGGGTCACTAGATGAATCCTCCTCCTGTTCCTCGGGCTCTGCTTCTTGTTCTTTGGCTTTCTTAATGAACTGAAACTCTTCATCCTCCTCATCTGAGGACTCCATAGGGGCATAGTCTGGCCTCTTTCCTGACACATAACGTTTTACCTTCACTTTTTCCATCGAAATTTCACCTGGGTAAGAAACAGAACTTACGTTTCAGTAACCTCTTTCCCAATGTCCTTCAACCCTTGGCCTTTCCAGGCAAAAAAGCCCTGTATTCCTGGCAAACCAGGTCCAAGCAGGGGAAGGAGCCCTGACCCAACCATCTATTCAACTACATCTTTTTCCTACAAAGGCCAAGTCATGAGAAGGCATTCCTGTGAACACCAGAACTAATGATAATGAAGTTTAGCTTGGGTACAATGAGTGGAGGAAGGGTGGGCAGTGAAACAATACAAAGTCCCTCCTAATAGGGAGACTACATCCACCTTAACTATATGCTTAAGTGAATTATTTGtaacagtgcccagcacacagtaagGGTGACTTAAGTgggaatataaaattaaaatagcgTTCATTCTTTTAGTTCCTCAAGATATTTCTCTGGCAGTCTTTCTATAATCTATTACCACATAACTCCATCTTCTAATCTTTCTTTCTACCTTTTCTTTTAGCTTATGTGCTACCAAACCTGCAAGAGTAGATTATGTCTTTTACAACAGTTCCAATGAAtagaaaaacagtgaaaacaaagcaaaacattttcTAAGATGAATACAACTTGGATAACCAAGCTGGACAGTTCAAGGGAAAACTTTAGGTGGACTTCATTTACAAACATAGATACAGGCAACATAAAAACTAACCAAGAAGCCCCTCTAAACTATAGGGACATAATTAAAATTTAGCCCAGGACTACAAGGATGGCTTAACCTTAGAAAATTAACAGGGGGGAAAAGTaatgtactttttaaagtttatataattACAGTCACACAATCTTAACAACAGATATAGCAAatatatttaatgataaaatattagaaGCACTCCTTTAAAAAACAGTAGGCATCGTTAGGTTGTCCCTATCATACCTTCTGATCAACATTGTATTATGGTTTCAGGGcagtaagaaaagaaagagataaaaggtaagaattaaaaagaaagaaactgccaCAATTTGCAACCAGTATGATTACTTATGTCGAAAATACAAGATAACCAGAGAAGCTTAAAAAATTCAAGTAGAAAGGTGTATAAAtactagataaaaataaatgtaccTGTACATTGGCTACCtataattagaaaatacagaaaattctatttacaatagcaactAATCTATAAAATACTAAGGAATAAATTCAACAAGTGATGTGTGAGGCTATaggaggaaaaatataaaatataattgttttaaagatataaaagatcaaaataaatgaagaaatgtacCATGTTCACAGATGAGAAGAGGGCAACTGTGCCCGAGTAAATCAATAaatgagagtccgttggactgc is a window encoding:
- the MFAP1 gene encoding microfibrillar-associated protein 1; this encodes MSVPSSLMKQPPIQSTAGAVPVRNEKGEISMEKVKVKRYVSGKRPDYAPMESSDEEDEEFQFIKKAKEQEAEPEEQEEDSSSDPRLRRLQNRISEDVEERLARHRKIVEPEVVGESDSEVEGDPWRMEREDSSEEEEEEIDEEEIERRRGMMRQRAQERKNEELEVMEVEDEGRSGEESESESEYEEYTDSEDEMEPRLKPVFIRKKDRVTVQEREAEALKQKELEQEAKHMAEERRKYTLKIVEEETKKELEENKRSLAALDALNTDDENDEEEYEAWKVRELKRIKRDREDREALEKEKAEIERMRNLTEEERRAELRANGKVITNKAVKGKYKFLQKYYHRGAFFMDEDEEVYKRDFSAPTLEDHFNKTILPKVMQVKNFGRSGRTKYTHLVDQDTTSFDSAWGQESAQNTKFFKQKAAGVRDVFERPSAKKRKTT